One window of Mesoplodon densirostris isolate mMesDen1 chromosome 15, mMesDen1 primary haplotype, whole genome shotgun sequence genomic DNA carries:
- the LOC132502716 gene encoding disks large homolog 2-like isoform X1, whose amino-acid sequence MLKTSGNWLRSCDYARFEAKIHDLREQMMNHSMSSGSGSLRTNQKRSLYVRAMFDYDKSKDSGLPSQGLSFKYGDILHVINASDDEWWQARRVTLEGDSEEMGVIPSKRRVERKERARLKTVKFNAKPGVIDSKGDPERGQEDFILSYEPVTRQEINYTRPVIILGPMKDRINDDLISEFPDKFGSCVPHTTRPKRDYEVDGRDYHFVVSREQMEKDIQEHKFIEAGQYNDNLYGTSVQSVRFVAERGKHCILDVSGNAIKRLQVAQLYPIAIFIKPKSLEPLMEMNKRLTEEQAKKTYDRAIKLEQEFGEYFTAIVQGDTLEDIYNQCKLVIEAQSGPFIWIPSKEKL is encoded by the exons ATGCTGAAAACCTCTGGAAACTGGCTAAGGAGCTGCGATTACGCTCGATTTGAGGCCAAAATCCATGACCTACGAGAGCAGATGATGAACCACAGCATGAGCTCCGGGTCCGGGTCCCTGCGAACCAATCAGAAACGCTCTCTCTATGTCAGAGCCATGTTTGACTACGACAAGAGCAAGGACAGTGGGCTGCCAAGTCAAGGACTTAGTTTTAAATATGGAGACATTCTCCATGTTATCAATGCCTCTGATGATGAGTGGTGGCAAGCCAGGAGAGTCACGCTGGAGGGCGACAGTGAGGAGATGGGGGTCATCCCCAGCAAGCGGAGGGTGGAAAGAAAGGAACGTGCCCGATTGAAGACAGTGAAGTTTAATGCAAAACCTGGAGTGATTGATTCAAAAGG TGATCCTGAACGAGGACAAGAAgacttcattctttcttatgagCCTGTCACAAGACAGGAAATAAACTATACCCGACCAGTGATTATTCTGGGCCCCATGAAGGATCGGATCAATGACGACTTGATATCTGAATTCCCTGACAAATTTGGCTCCTGTGTGCCTCATACTACGAGGCCAAAGCGTGACTACGAGGTGGATGGCAGAGACTATCACTTTGTCGTTTCCAGAGAACAAATGGAGAAAGACATCCAAGAGCACAAGTTTATAGAAGCCGGCCAGTACAATGACAACTTGTATGGAACCAGTGTGCAGTCTGTGAGATTTGTAGCAGAAAGGGGCAAACACTGTATACTTGACGTATCAGGAAATGCTATCAAGCGGTTACAAGTTGCCCAGCTCTATCCCATTGCCATCTTCATTAAACCCAAGTCTCTGGAACCTCTGATGGAGATGAATAAGCGTTTAACAGAGGAACAAGCCAAGAAAACCTATGACCGTGCAATTAAGCTAGAACAAGAATTTGGAGAATATTTTACAGCTATTGTCCAAGGTGACACCTTAGAAGATATCTATAACCAATGCAAGCTTGTTATTGAAGCGCAATCTGGGCCTTTCATCTGGATTCCCTCAAAGGAGAAGTTATAA
- the LOC132502716 gene encoding disks large homolog 2-like isoform X2, protein MMNHSMSSGSGSLRTNQKRSLYRRVERKERARLKTVKFNAKPGVIDSKGDPERGQEDFILSYEPVTRQEINYTRPVIILGPMKDRINDDLISEFPDKFGSCVPHTTRPKRDYEVDGRDYHFVVSREQMEKDIQEHKFIEAGQYNDNLYGTSVQSVRFVAERGKHCILDVSGNAIKRLQVAQLYPIAIFIKPKSLEPLMEMNKRLTEEQAKKTYDRAIKLEQEFGEYFTAIVQGDTLEDIYNQCKLVIEAQSGPFIWIPSKEKL, encoded by the exons ATGATGAACCACAGCATGAGCTCCGGGTCCGGGTCCCTGCGAACCAATCAGAAACGCTCTCTCTAT CGGAGGGTGGAAAGAAAGGAACGTGCCCGATTGAAGACAGTGAAGTTTAATGCAAAACCTGGAGTGATTGATTCAAAAGG TGATCCTGAACGAGGACAAGAAgacttcattctttcttatgagCCTGTCACAAGACAGGAAATAAACTATACCCGACCAGTGATTATTCTGGGCCCCATGAAGGATCGGATCAATGACGACTTGATATCTGAATTCCCTGACAAATTTGGCTCCTGTGTGCCTCATACTACGAGGCCAAAGCGTGACTACGAGGTGGATGGCAGAGACTATCACTTTGTCGTTTCCAGAGAACAAATGGAGAAAGACATCCAAGAGCACAAGTTTATAGAAGCCGGCCAGTACAATGACAACTTGTATGGAACCAGTGTGCAGTCTGTGAGATTTGTAGCAGAAAGGGGCAAACACTGTATACTTGACGTATCAGGAAATGCTATCAAGCGGTTACAAGTTGCCCAGCTCTATCCCATTGCCATCTTCATTAAACCCAAGTCTCTGGAACCTCTGATGGAGATGAATAAGCGTTTAACAGAGGAACAAGCCAAGAAAACCTATGACCGTGCAATTAAGCTAGAACAAGAATTTGGAGAATATTTTACAGCTATTGTCCAAGGTGACACCTTAGAAGATATCTATAACCAATGCAAGCTTGTTATTGAAGCGCAATCTGGGCCTTTCATCTGGATTCCCTCAAAGGAGAAGTTATAA